In a genomic window of Occallatibacter riparius:
- a CDS encoding complex I subunit 4 family protein: MNGIPILTLLTALPVLGAIIALFAGKHARAVAMLTALLTLALSLIVWTHIPADGSLGLLENHAWAPSLGIEYQLGVDGLGALMLVLSALVSLMAIDASHRVRHGAGLYFCLVLLLEAGLFGTFTALNFYHWFLYWELSLIPAFFLIKLWGGPRRGPAATQFFVYTMAGSVGLLLAMLALFLVTGSMDFHHLSLLASTGELEQMVTAHFGGHIMLWLAIGALAGFAVKVPLMPFHTWLPAAYSEAPSPVTMLLTGTMSKMGVYGLLRIAVPLFGHQIAQIRTPLLVLAVITVVMGAWAAAAQKDLKRIFAYSSVNHLGYCQLAIFALAIPATSAAMQASQAAALNGVILQMFNHGITAAALFWFISMIQQRTNGLRGIDDFGGLRKPAPVFAGLMGFALFSSLGLPGLNGFVGEFLIFRGVFPLSWVAGTVSVLGLLITAAVILTVIQKVFAGPVPERWAAFPDLQAGELLATAPVIGLMVLIGLVPQLITDSVNPTVVNLLAHWRF; the protein is encoded by the coding sequence ATGAACGGAATTCCGATACTCACCTTATTGACCGCGCTGCCCGTCCTCGGAGCCATCATCGCGCTCTTCGCCGGTAAACACGCGCGCGCCGTGGCCATGCTCACCGCGCTGCTGACGCTGGCGCTCTCGCTCATCGTATGGACGCACATTCCGGCCGACGGCAGCCTGGGCCTGCTCGAGAATCACGCGTGGGCCCCGTCGCTCGGCATCGAATACCAGCTCGGCGTCGACGGCCTCGGTGCACTGATGCTGGTGCTCTCCGCGCTCGTCTCGCTCATGGCGATCGACGCCTCGCATCGCGTGCGTCACGGCGCGGGCCTCTACTTCTGCCTCGTGCTCCTGCTTGAGGCTGGACTCTTCGGCACATTCACCGCACTCAACTTCTATCACTGGTTCCTCTACTGGGAGCTGAGCCTGATCCCCGCATTCTTCCTCATCAAACTATGGGGTGGACCGAGGCGCGGACCAGCCGCGACGCAGTTCTTCGTCTACACGATGGCCGGCTCCGTCGGCCTGCTGCTCGCGATGCTTGCTCTCTTCCTGGTCACCGGCAGCATGGACTTCCACCATCTCTCGCTGCTCGCATCCACCGGTGAACTGGAGCAGATGGTCACCGCGCACTTCGGCGGACACATCATGCTCTGGCTCGCCATTGGCGCTCTGGCAGGCTTCGCGGTGAAGGTGCCGCTCATGCCTTTCCACACGTGGCTGCCCGCCGCGTACAGCGAAGCGCCATCACCAGTGACAATGCTGCTCACTGGCACGATGTCGAAGATGGGCGTCTACGGTCTGCTGCGTATCGCAGTGCCGCTCTTCGGCCATCAGATCGCGCAAATCCGCACGCCGCTTCTGGTGCTCGCCGTCATCACGGTGGTGATGGGCGCGTGGGCCGCCGCCGCGCAGAAGGACCTGAAGCGCATCTTCGCGTACTCGTCAGTCAATCACCTCGGCTACTGCCAGCTCGCCATCTTCGCGCTTGCCATTCCCGCAACCAGCGCGGCCATGCAGGCCAGCCAGGCGGCGGCGCTCAATGGCGTCATCCTGCAGATGTTCAATCACGGCATCACGGCGGCAGCTCTCTTCTGGTTCATCAGCATGATCCAGCAACGCACAAACGGTCTGCGCGGCATCGACGACTTCGGCGGCCTGCGCAAGCCTGCACCAGTATTCGCCGGCCTCATGGGCTTCGCGCTGTTCTCGTCCCTCGGTCTTCCCGGCCTGAACGGCTTCGTCGGCGAGTTCCTCATCTTCCGCGGCGTCTTCCCGCTCTCGTGGGTCGCGGGAACCGTCTCCGTCCTTGGCCTGCTGATCACCGCGGCCGTCATCCTTACCGTGATTCAGAAAGTGTTTGCCGGACCTGTGCCTGAGCGCTGGGCCGCATTCCCCGATCTGCAGGCGGGCGAGCTGCTGGCAACAGCGCCCGTCATCGGCCTCATGGTTCTCATTGGTCTCGTGCCCCAACTCATTACAGACAGCGTGAACCCCACGGTGGTGAACCTGCTGGCGCACTGGAGATTTTAG
- the nuoL gene encoding NADH-quinone oxidoreductase subunit L: protein MQEAIQFSPYTVASWIGRILWLIPALPIVAAGIIALLKQPKRKLASGLAIGSLSLSLLLSLAGFADVLAGWMSGHAVRETVNFAWLTFGTTPVELGWILDPLSAVMLVMVTFVGLLIFIYSTGYMAHDENSTRFFCFLSLFAGAMLGVVIANSLLLLFMCWELVGLTSYLLIGFWFQKPSAAAAAKKAFLTTRVGDIFFLLGIVWLFAQTGTLLFYNQGTGNMEPGALAGMLGSPAALGLSAATAIGLLIFAGAAGKSGQLPLHVWLPDAMEGPTPVSALIHAATMVAAGVYLIARVYPLMSAGLEPGGTTTALTVVTWVGAATAVFAALIAVAQNDIKRILAYSTVSQLGYMMAGLGLGGVAIGMFHLITHAFFKALLFMGAGSVIHGCHEEQDIRHMGGLSKTMRVTFLAYLAGMLALTGFPLVFSGFWSKDAILESAHHWKAGQGPYFLLVFGALLTAFYMTRQMGYVFSGNYRGHGHAHESPRVMTTPLVILAFFAIALGGLGTPLWPWFRSFLLDRPASFGLTGFREPGLLVLMLTSTAVVAIGYGIGWALYVGKSPAASEPDALQSKIGPVWTALSNRLYVDEFYGVTVIAFYYWWARVADFFDRRIWGGLVSLVTWFFGLWAKFNRFLDENFVNGGFDKGCEELSIGGGLLARVQSGRVQTYLRLLALAVVVLAAILIWSSRG from the coding sequence ATGCAAGAGGCAATTCAGTTCTCTCCCTACACTGTTGCGTCGTGGATCGGGAGAATACTCTGGTTGATTCCCGCGCTGCCCATTGTGGCCGCGGGCATCATCGCGCTGCTCAAGCAGCCAAAGCGCAAGCTCGCGTCAGGCCTGGCGATAGGCTCGCTGTCTCTGTCGCTGTTGTTGTCGCTGGCCGGCTTCGCCGACGTTCTCGCCGGATGGATGAGCGGCCATGCAGTGCGCGAGACGGTCAACTTCGCGTGGCTCACGTTCGGCACGACTCCCGTTGAGCTCGGCTGGATTCTTGACCCGCTCTCGGCCGTGATGCTGGTCATGGTCACGTTTGTCGGCCTGCTCATCTTCATCTACTCCACCGGCTACATGGCGCACGACGAGAACTCCACGCGGTTCTTCTGCTTCCTGAGCCTGTTTGCCGGAGCGATGCTCGGCGTGGTCATCGCCAACAGTCTGCTGCTGCTGTTCATGTGCTGGGAGCTGGTGGGACTCACGTCGTACCTGCTGATCGGGTTCTGGTTTCAAAAGCCTTCGGCCGCAGCCGCTGCGAAGAAGGCATTCCTCACCACCCGCGTCGGCGATATCTTCTTCCTCCTCGGCATCGTCTGGCTGTTCGCGCAGACCGGCACGCTGCTGTTCTACAACCAGGGCACGGGCAACATGGAACCGGGCGCGCTGGCCGGGATGCTCGGGTCTCCGGCTGCCCTTGGCCTGAGCGCTGCGACGGCGATCGGCCTGCTGATCTTCGCAGGCGCTGCCGGCAAGAGCGGTCAGCTTCCGCTGCATGTGTGGCTGCCCGATGCGATGGAAGGTCCCACTCCGGTCTCCGCGCTGATTCACGCCGCAACCATGGTGGCTGCGGGCGTGTATCTGATCGCGCGCGTATATCCGCTGATGTCTGCAGGGCTGGAACCTGGGGGCACCACAACAGCTCTGACCGTTGTCACCTGGGTGGGCGCTGCCACTGCTGTGTTCGCCGCGTTGATCGCCGTAGCGCAGAACGACATAAAGCGCATCCTGGCGTACTCCACTGTTTCGCAGCTCGGCTACATGATGGCCGGCCTCGGGCTCGGCGGCGTCGCCATCGGCATGTTCCACCTCATCACCCACGCCTTCTTCAAGGCGCTGCTCTTCATGGGCGCCGGCTCGGTGATTCACGGGTGCCACGAGGAGCAGGACATTCGGCACATGGGCGGATTGTCGAAGACCATGCGCGTGACGTTTCTGGCTTATCTTGCCGGGATGCTGGCGCTGACTGGATTTCCCCTGGTGTTCTCCGGGTTCTGGTCAAAGGATGCCATTCTGGAGTCGGCGCATCATTGGAAAGCCGGGCAGGGTCCGTACTTCCTTCTGGTGTTTGGAGCGTTGCTGACCGCGTTCTACATGACCCGGCAGATGGGTTATGTGTTCAGCGGGAACTACCGCGGACACGGCCATGCGCATGAGAGCCCGCGGGTGATGACGACGCCCCTGGTGATCCTCGCGTTCTTCGCGATTGCGCTTGGCGGATTGGGCACGCCCTTGTGGCCGTGGTTCCGCAGTTTTCTGCTGGATCGTCCGGCAAGCTTCGGGTTGACCGGATTTCGAGAGCCTGGATTGCTGGTGCTGATGCTCACCTCCACGGCCGTAGTGGCGATTGGCTACGGCATTGGATGGGCTCTCTATGTGGGCAAATCCCCGGCAGCCAGTGAGCCTGACGCGCTGCAGTCGAAGATCGGCCCAGTCTGGACTGCGCTGAGCAATCGCCTCTATGTCGACGAGTTCTACGGCGTGACGGTGATCGCGTTCTACTACTGGTGGGCGCGCGTGGCCGACTTCTTCGATCGCCGCATATGGGGCGGCCTGGTCTCGCTCGTGACATGGTTCTTCGGGCTGTGGGCGAAGTTCAATCGCTTCCTCGATGAAAACTTCGTCAATGGCGGCTTCGACAAGGGCTGCGAGGAACTCTCCATTGGCGGAGGCCTTCTCGCCCGCGTGCAATCAGGGCGCGTGCAAACTTACCTGCGGCTGCTTGCGCTGGCGGTCGTCGTGCTGGCCGCAATCTTGATCTGGAGCAGCCGCGGATGA
- the nuoK gene encoding NADH-quinone oxidoreductase subunit NuoK, translating to MTPLAGYLLVAALVFAIGLAGALTRRNAILVLIGIELMLNAANLNLVAFWRYSPHPEALTGMMFAVFSIAVAAAEAAVGLGLVIALYRHARTADLDEINRMKG from the coding sequence GTGACGCCTCTCGCTGGATATTTGCTGGTGGCCGCGCTGGTGTTCGCCATCGGCCTTGCCGGTGCGCTCACGCGGCGCAACGCCATCCTGGTGCTCATCGGAATCGAGCTGATGCTGAATGCGGCCAACCTGAACCTGGTCGCGTTCTGGCGCTACTCGCCGCACCCTGAAGCGCTGACCGGCATGATGTTTGCTGTATTTTCTATTGCTGTGGCTGCCGCTGAAGCAGCCGTTGGATTGGGCCTTGTGATCGCTCTCTACAGACATGCACGCACTGCCGATCTGGACGAAATAAACAGGATGAAGGGGTGA
- a CDS encoding NADH-quinone oxidoreductase subunit J family protein, giving the protein MSVVFWILAVITILGGLSAVLLRNTVHCALAVTAAFAGLALLFLQLDAQFAGFAQILVYIGAVAILVVFAILLTRGSETPATGVFSRTWFAGLLIAAAVFAVLGWAVLHSTSAFPNESGAPVVTVQQIGQALMGRYVLPLEIVALLLTAAMLGAVIVAMHEKGEQK; this is encoded by the coding sequence ATGAGCGTGGTGTTCTGGATTCTGGCCGTGATCACGATTCTCGGCGGTCTCTCTGCCGTGTTGCTCAGGAACACCGTGCACTGCGCGCTGGCGGTTACAGCCGCTTTCGCCGGACTGGCACTCCTTTTCCTCCAACTCGACGCCCAGTTTGCCGGCTTCGCGCAGATTCTTGTTTACATCGGCGCCGTCGCCATCCTGGTGGTGTTTGCGATTCTGCTCACGCGCGGCTCGGAAACTCCGGCCACCGGCGTGTTCAGCCGCACGTGGTTTGCAGGCCTGTTGATTGCTGCTGCCGTCTTCGCGGTACTGGGATGGGCAGTTCTGCACAGCACTTCGGCGTTTCCGAATGAGAGCGGAGCCCCCGTTGTAACCGTGCAGCAGATCGGGCAGGCGCTGATGGGTCGCTACGTGCTACCGCTTGAAATTGTCGCACTGCTGCTGACAGCCGCAATGCTGGGCGCGGTCATCGTCGCTATGCATGAGAAGGGAGAGCAGAAGTGA
- the nuoH gene encoding NADH-quinone oxidoreductase subunit NuoH, producing MANTLDQIFVLLKHWIVALFPVALQPLIGILLSVVAIIATFPALFALTTVIERKGLGRMQNRIGPNRTGPYGILQPIADGIKSLTKEDIIPVSADAAVHFIAPLVLVVVVFMGFAVLPMGRNMQFVEMDAGLLFYFAIGASAELSIFMAGWSSRNKYSLLGAMRAVAQMISYEVPLLMSTVAIVMITGSLSLSKVVEAQNQYTWGLPHWYIFTPWGFAAFVMYCIAATAETNRSPFDLPEGESELVAGYFTEYSGFKFALFFLGEYLAMFSISGLGTTLFLGGWSAPLAILNFVPSWIWFFSKVMLSIVVLIWIRGTLPRLRQDQLMNFAWKFVLPMTLLNLIVAGLWRFMGEGILRWIVCSAILLGVYVIVGRLQMHRKKFGPRSYRYAE from the coding sequence ATGGCTAATACGCTCGACCAGATCTTCGTTCTCCTCAAGCATTGGATCGTTGCTCTTTTTCCCGTTGCCCTGCAGCCGCTGATCGGCATTCTGCTCAGCGTGGTGGCGATCATCGCCACGTTCCCGGCTTTGTTCGCGCTGACGACTGTGATCGAGCGCAAGGGCCTGGGCCGTATGCAGAACCGCATCGGACCAAACCGCACGGGACCCTACGGAATCCTGCAGCCCATTGCCGACGGCATCAAGTCGCTGACCAAAGAGGACATCATTCCTGTAAGCGCCGACGCTGCGGTGCACTTCATCGCTCCGCTGGTGCTGGTCGTCGTCGTCTTCATGGGCTTCGCAGTGCTGCCCATGGGGCGCAACATGCAGTTCGTCGAGATGGACGCGGGCCTGCTGTTCTACTTCGCGATTGGCGCGTCTGCCGAACTGTCGATCTTCATGGCCGGTTGGTCGAGCCGCAACAAGTATTCATTGCTGGGCGCCATGCGCGCGGTTGCTCAGATGATCAGCTACGAAGTGCCGCTGCTCATGTCTACAGTGGCCATCGTGATGATCACGGGTTCGCTCTCGCTCTCGAAAGTTGTTGAGGCGCAGAACCAGTACACGTGGGGACTGCCGCACTGGTACATCTTCACGCCCTGGGGATTCGCCGCCTTCGTCATGTACTGCATCGCGGCCACGGCGGAGACGAACCGCTCGCCCTTCGATCTGCCGGAAGGCGAGTCGGAACTGGTCGCCGGTTACTTCACCGAGTACTCGGGCTTCAAGTTCGCGCTGTTCTTCCTGGGTGAATATCTCGCCATGTTCTCCATCTCCGGCCTCGGCACCACGCTTTTTCTGGGTGGATGGTCGGCGCCGCTTGCGATCTTGAACTTTGTGCCGTCGTGGATCTGGTTCTTCTCGAAGGTCATGCTCTCCATCGTGGTGCTCATCTGGATCCGCGGCACCTTGCCGCGCCTGCGCCAGGACCAGCTCATGAACTTCGCATGGAAGTTCGTTCTGCCCATGACGCTCCTGAACCTGATCGTCGCGGGCCTGTGGCGCTTCATGGGCGAAGGCATCTTGCGCTGGATCGTATGCTCGGCCATTCTGCTCGGCGTTTACGTGATCGTCGGTCGCCTGCAGATGCATCGCAAAAAGTTTGGGCCGAGGAGCTATCGCTATGCGGAATAG